gttaatttttattttggtgaacTGCCCTAGTTCAAATAAATACGATTTAAATTCTTGCAGCAACATTTATTCTAAATGACAGGATACCAGGAActataaataatagttttaataCCTATAATTAtgtgggatttttgtttgtttttgagacagagtcttgctctgtcgcccaggctggggtagctctctgcaacttctacaccccgggttccagcgattctcatgtctcagcctcccgagtagctggggttacaggtacataccaccacgtccagctaatttttgtatttttggtagaggtggggtttcaccatgttgactgggctggtttcgaactcctgacctcaagtgattctcccgcctcagcctactaaagtgttggggttataggcgtgagccaccatgcccagctggattatgtgttttatttataaaatagttaaAGCAAGTGTTTCAGCCTGGTTGTTCCATTCGTAAatgaaaggtttttgttttttttttttttttcactgagttAAGTAAAttgtaatattaaataaatacactAAGATTAAGCTGTCTGGGACTTCCCAGACAGCTTAATATTAGTCTTGATGGTTCTTTATTAGAACCAGAATGGTTCAAGAAAGGCTGGAGGGgggttcttcttctttttcttcttcttttttttttttttgagacagtgtcactctgttgcccaggctgaagtacagtggggtgatctcagctcactgcagcctctacctgccaggttcaagtgactctcaggCCTTGGCTGCTgaagttacaggcatgtgctggaATTAAAAgtgtgcaccgccacacccagctaatttatgtttgttttttgggttttttttagtagagacgggttttcgccatcttggcctcccaaagcattgggatttcaagcattagccactgcgcctagcctgaACAGGGGCTTCTCAGCTGTTGACTTATGCGGGAACACAATACAGAGGCATAGCTATTTCATCTAATtaatatttctgtttaaatttttttagaccAACCTTATACTGACAGTGTGGGTTTGTATCAGTAATTGCTAAGCTctaacctgaatttttttttttttgtagcaaaaatattttgattctgGGGATTACAACATGGCTAAAGCAAAAATGAAGAACAAGCAACTTCCTACTGCAGCTCCGGATAAGACAGAGGTCACTGGTGACCACATTCCCACTCCACAGGACCTTCCTCAACGGAAACCATCCCTTGTTGCTAGCAAGCTGGCCGGCTGATTAAAAGAGCTGAACTGCATGAATCTGCTAATTcccattatttttccttaatatgTTACTTacctgctttttatttcctttcattcacTAAGTCATTTGAGACTGACAGCTTTGCAGGTAGCAGTAGTGTGTGCTGCTATTGTGGAATATACATGTGTAGAGTTTTTGATTAGTTTAACAGTGCACTGGTGAAGAGGACGTGTTAGAGAAACATAAGTAATCTACTTGAAAATAGTTGTATATATTAACCTAACTCCTAGTGTAGTACTGGTTCTAACAAGTAAcaagcaagttttaaaattttaatgttctgGCTTTTATTCCTTCATCTTAATTATAGCTTTGTATGTTACTCTTATTTAATATAATCCATTGTATtgatttattctgtattttccttttgaattttgtaaaacagAAGTTTAAGACCACAAGTTAGAAGAAAGGTCACATATTTCAAACCAACTAGATGGGGCTCTGAAAGATTTGTATCTCTGTGCTTGAACTTGAATGGCCTTAAACCTGTTTCAGCTTTAACAGTAGAATTTTACTTGGGCAATATTTGCCCATTCTGGTGTAACTTATGTGACTCTAGTTCTTAACAGCTGCCGTTGTAGCTAATACTCTTAATTCAGTTCTGTAGAGTTAGAATACCTTTTGTTGTTGAAGATGTGAATGAAGTATGCATGTGCATTGACTTGAATTCACTTTTGTGCCATTTTTGTAAATACAGTAGTTTTGCACAACCTCTCACAAATGTCTGTAttaatttcacatatttaaaaaatagataatgtgCCAACCAGAAGCACAAGAGTTCTTACACAAAACTCTAAGTTATTATAGCTTTTGTATAATAAGAGTAGTTTACAATCTCGGGCTTATAGAATACCAAACTGAAATCTTAGTTCAATCTGCCATAGACTTAAGCTTTTCATTTGTTACTAATACCCATGACATTCAGTGGCCTTGTGCAAATACGATATGTTGCTTAGGCATATCTTTTGTCCTATGCAGaacctttcatttttatttgtatgaaaGTTACaattcatataatttatataaactttttaaatgtagaaactTTTTACTTCCACACTCAACTTTGGAGACACTAGAGTAAAAGGCATCAATACTCTGCATTCCatgccccctgccccctgccccctgccacctgcctcccctccccacccctgtcgCTTTGTTCTTTGACTCAAATGGTATTGGGCTGTTTGTTCTATATGGAAGCTTAGGTGTCTATACCCTTACTCTTTTATATAACACATTACAGTAATGATGTTTTCCTTTGAATTTCTTAGTTGTTAAATAacctctcttttttgttgttgggttttttttgtttgttttgttttgttttgttttgttttgagatagggtcttgctctgtcacctgggctctactgcagtagtacaatcatagctcactgcagctttactcctaggctcaagttacCTATtcttaatcctttattactaa
The sequence above is a segment of the Saimiri boliviensis isolate mSaiBol1 chromosome 2, mSaiBol1.pri, whole genome shotgun sequence genome. Coding sequences within it:
- the ARPP19 gene encoding cAMP-regulated phosphoprotein 19 gives rise to the protein MSAEVPEAASAEEQKEMEDKVTSPEKAEEAKLKARYPHLGQKPGGSDFLRKRLQKGQKYFDSGDYNMAKAKMKNKQLPTAAPDKTEVTGDHIPTPQDLPQRKPSLVASKLAG